From a single Lolium rigidum isolate FL_2022 chromosome 7, APGP_CSIRO_Lrig_0.1, whole genome shotgun sequence genomic region:
- the LOC124673601 gene encoding mitochondrial import inner membrane translocase subunit TIM17-1-like: MPRSLSEEDPCPGRIVADAGGAFAVGAVGGSVFHFIKGVRDSPSGARMTGGLQALRMNAPRVGGSFAVWGGLFSTFNCTAAYVRQKDDPWNSIAAGAAAGGLLSVRQGLRAAAKSAASGAALFALVEGMGILANRAQAVQAQRNRPQVHNPSLAAAIAAQQNLPQVHDPILSAAVTNRVVDDPDLVDAVTNRLHDAQQNLHSIDDPAVAAGGGGVQGSSGDAPFSKEVEETKKPKDNGGLI, from the coding sequence ATGCCGAGGTCTCTTTCGGAGGAGGACCCATGCCCAGGACGCATCGTCGCCGACGCCGGCGGGGCTTTCGCCGTGGGTGCCGTGGGAGGCTCCGTCTTCCACTTCATCAAGGGCGTCCGCGACTCGCCCAGCGGCGCGAGGATGACCGGCGGCCTGCAGGCCCTGCGCATGAACGCCCCGCGAGTCGGCGGGTCCTTCGCCGTCTGGGGCGGCCTCTTCTCCACCTTCAACTGCACCGCCGCCTACGTGCGCCAGAAGGACGACCCCTGGAACTCCATCGCCGCCGGTGCTGCCGCCGGCGGCCTGCTCTCCGTGCGCCAGGGCCTCAGAGCTGCTGCGAAATCGGCGGCGTCCGGCGCCGCCCTGTTCGCGCTCGTCGAGGGTATGGGCATCCTGGCCAACCGAGCACAGGCCGTGCAGGCGCAGCGGAACCGGCCGCAAGTCCACAACCCCAGCTTGGCCGCCGCCATTGCCGCACAGCAGAACCTACCCCAAGTCCACGACCCCATCTTGTCCGCAGCCGTTACCAACCGCGTCGTCGATGACCCCGACTTGGTCGACGCTGTAACGAACCGCCTCCATGACGCACAGCAGAACCTACACTCCATCGACGACCCTGCAGTTgcagcaggaggaggcggcgtcCAAGGCTCGAGCGGTGATGCTCCCTTCAGCAAGGAAGTGGAGGAGACCAAGAAGCCCAAGGACAACGGTGGCCTGATTTAA
- the LOC124673602 gene encoding mitochondrial import inner membrane translocase subunit TIM17-2-like translates to MGALGGSIFHFTKGTYNSPNGARLAGGMQALRMNAPRIGGAFAVWGGLFSVFNCTAVFVRQKEDPWNSVIAGAATHGSLNLRRGLGAAARSAVFGGCLLALIEGVGIVLNHVVDESAPAQPPVDDPNLAAAATAAGGGGFKASNDF, encoded by the coding sequence ATGGGCGCCCTGGGCGGCTccatcttccacttcaccaagggCACCTACAACTCGCCCAACGGCGCGCGGCTCGCCGGCGGCATGCAGGCCCTGCGCATGAACGCGCCGCGGATCGGCGGGGCCTTCGCCGTCTGGGGCGGCCTCTTCTCCGTCTTCAACTGCACGGCGGTTTTCGTGCGCCAgaaggaggacccatggaactccgtcatcgccggcgccgccacTCACGGCTCGCTCAACCTGCGCAGGGGACTCGGAGCCGCTGCTCGCTCCGCGGTGTTTGGCGGCTGTCTCCTCGCGCTCATCGAGGGTGTCGGCATCGTGCTCAACCACGTCGTCGACGAATCCGCACCGGCACAACCGCCCGTCGACGACCCCAacttggccgccgccgccactgcggccggaggaggcggctTCAAAGCCTCCAATGACTTCTAG